A genomic segment from Variovorax paradoxus B4 encodes:
- a CDS encoding crotonase/enoyl-CoA hydratase family protein: MAERIEWTRHPDGVVELQLARADKMNALDPAMFDALIEAGEALRGDAAVRAVVVSGQGKAFCAGLDMASFERMGQGAASAVLGAAAGGTDLSARTHGISNAAQYVAMAWREVPVPVIAAVHGVAFGGGFQVALGADIRIVAPGTRLSVMEIKWGLVPDMGGMVLMRELARSDVVRELTFTGRIFSGEEALQFGFATRLADDPLAEALQLAHDIAAKSPDAIRAGKRLLNAALSHGAADLLIAESVEQQALIGSANQIEAVQANIERRPPRFSAPA; the protein is encoded by the coding sequence ATGGCCGAGCGAATCGAATGGACCCGCCACCCCGACGGCGTGGTGGAACTGCAGCTTGCACGTGCGGACAAGATGAACGCGCTCGATCCCGCGATGTTCGACGCACTGATCGAAGCGGGCGAAGCCCTGCGCGGCGACGCCGCGGTGCGCGCGGTGGTCGTCTCGGGCCAGGGCAAGGCCTTTTGCGCCGGCCTCGACATGGCCTCTTTCGAACGCATGGGACAGGGCGCCGCCAGCGCGGTGCTGGGCGCGGCCGCGGGCGGCACCGATCTGTCCGCGCGCACGCACGGCATCTCGAATGCGGCGCAGTACGTGGCAATGGCCTGGCGCGAGGTGCCGGTGCCCGTCATTGCCGCCGTGCATGGCGTGGCTTTCGGCGGCGGCTTCCAGGTGGCCCTGGGGGCAGACATCCGCATCGTGGCGCCCGGCACCAGGCTGTCGGTGATGGAAATCAAGTGGGGCCTGGTGCCCGACATGGGCGGCATGGTGCTGATGCGCGAACTCGCCCGCAGCGACGTGGTGCGCGAACTCACCTTCACGGGCCGCATCTTCTCGGGCGAGGAAGCGCTGCAGTTCGGCTTTGCCACGCGGCTGGCGGACGATCCGCTGGCAGAAGCGCTTCAACTGGCGCACGACATCGCGGCCAAGAGCCCCGACGCCATCCGGGCGGGCAAACGCCTGCTCAATGCGGCGCTGTCGCACGGCGCGGCCGATCTGCTGATCGCCGAATCGGTGGAGCAGCAGGCCTTGATCGGAAGCGCGAACCAGATCGAAGCCGTGCAGGCCAACATCGAAAGGCGCCCTCCGCGATTCAGCGCACCGGCCTGA